From one Geoalkalibacter halelectricus genomic stretch:
- the murI gene encoding glutamate racemase yields MVSERAIGVFDSGVGGLTVLKELSRQLPAEELIYLGDTARVPYGTKSATTVARYAQEAAQFLTALGVKALVVACNTASAVALPVLEERFRVPVFGVIKPGAARAVQLARGLRVGVIGTEGTIKSSAYTRAIHDLDPRIQVRTAACPLFVPLAEEGWSEHPIAGQVAREYLGDLAAEQIDALVLGCTHYPLLKKILGDFFGSSVALVDSAEETAATVARALAEAGLLRRSPPGPHRFFVTDVPERFERVGGTFWGEPLVGVKQVEIG; encoded by the coding sequence TTGGTTTCCGAACGCGCAATAGGAGTTTTCGACTCAGGGGTAGGCGGGTTGACGGTGCTCAAGGAGCTGTCCCGCCAGCTGCCTGCAGAGGAACTGATATACCTGGGCGATACCGCCCGGGTGCCCTACGGCACCAAGAGCGCGACCACCGTCGCGCGCTATGCCCAGGAAGCGGCGCAGTTTCTCACCGCTCTGGGCGTCAAGGCTTTGGTGGTGGCTTGCAATACCGCCTCGGCGGTGGCCCTGCCGGTCCTGGAGGAGCGCTTCCGGGTTCCCGTATTCGGCGTGATCAAGCCCGGCGCCGCGCGTGCCGTGCAGCTGGCGCGGGGCCTGCGCGTCGGAGTGATCGGCACCGAGGGCACCATCAAGAGCAGCGCCTACACCCGCGCCATCCATGATCTCGATCCGCGCATCCAGGTGCGCACGGCGGCCTGTCCCTTGTTCGTGCCCCTGGCCGAGGAGGGCTGGAGCGAGCATCCCATTGCCGGTCAGGTGGCCCGGGAATATCTCGGCGACCTGGCCGCCGAGCAGATTGATGCGTTAGTTTTGGGTTGCACCCATTATCCCTTGTTGAAAAAAATTCTCGGCGATTTCTTCGGCTCCTCTGTGGCCCTGGTCGATTCGGCCGAGGAGACCGCCGCAACCGTGGCCCGCGCCCTGGCCGAGGCAGGCCTGTTGCGGCGCTCGCCGCCCGGACCGCACCGCTTTTTCGTGACCGATGTGCCCGAGCGGTTCGAGCGGGTCGGCGGCACGTTTTGGGGTGAGCCCCTGGTCGGAGTCAAGCAGGTGGAGATCGGCTGA
- a CDS encoding sensor histidine kinase yields the protein MRRGDVRLFTRILILNVVLLVVGIGSFTLFHLQRERQHLFDVSRQHAEVLLSTVERTISNAMCTGNTEEVQVVLELVGNSPHLLKVRIFHPDGSVRRSSLVGEVGQAVDGGDMGLFHAGERDGIFSVGDKEWLSVQSVIRSGPACIGCHDAADEVLGILNLHVSLDETREQLRATTALFAGSTLLMVGALALGLGWVLMHFVQRPIRGLAAQMARVEQGDLSARIAPLHNDELGRLAQSFNAMVERLEQARTQLRNFHFQQMERADRLASVGEMASGVAHEIKNPLAGISAAISVLSEAFEGDEEREAIVAEVLAQIARLNKTATDLLYFGRPAPPEFTHADLNELIDRTLFFASQHPEARNVEVRKALADHLPPVWVDEKQIQQVLFNIFINAMQAMEQGGIIEVASMLEARGAEHWVRVRIGDNGPGIAPEALEQIFTPFFTTKSQGTGLGLAICRQLLDEHQGRLCVENQVGQGAIFTLELPTEPVGRNAEGGADRGKTQDPGGR from the coding sequence TTGAGACGCGGCGATGTCCGCCTGTTCACGCGGATTCTCATCTTAAATGTCGTCTTGCTGGTGGTGGGTATCGGCAGCTTCACCCTGTTTCACCTCCAGCGTGAACGCCAGCATCTTTTCGATGTTTCGCGCCAGCATGCCGAAGTGTTGCTCTCGACGGTGGAGCGCACCATATCCAACGCCATGTGCACCGGGAACACCGAAGAGGTGCAGGTTGTGCTGGAGTTGGTCGGCAACAGCCCGCATTTGCTCAAGGTGCGGATTTTTCATCCGGATGGGAGCGTGCGGCGCTCCTCCCTGGTGGGCGAAGTCGGTCAGGCCGTGGATGGCGGCGATATGGGGTTGTTTCACGCCGGCGAAAGGGATGGCATTTTTTCCGTCGGCGACAAGGAGTGGCTTAGCGTCCAATCCGTGATCCGCTCCGGCCCGGCCTGCATCGGGTGCCACGATGCCGCCGACGAAGTGCTTGGAATACTCAATCTGCATGTCTCCCTTGACGAGACCCGCGAGCAGCTGCGTGCTACCACCGCCCTGTTTGCCGGCTCGACCCTGCTCATGGTCGGCGCTCTGGCCCTTGGCCTCGGCTGGGTGTTGATGCACTTCGTGCAACGGCCGATACGCGGTTTGGCCGCGCAGATGGCGCGGGTCGAGCAGGGTGATCTGTCCGCGCGGATCGCGCCTTTGCACAATGACGAGCTTGGCCGCTTGGCGCAGAGTTTCAACGCCATGGTCGAACGCCTGGAACAGGCCAGAACGCAGCTTCGGAATTTTCATTTCCAGCAAATGGAGCGGGCCGACCGCCTCGCCTCGGTGGGCGAGATGGCCAGCGGGGTTGCCCATGAGATCAAGAATCCCCTGGCCGGCATCAGCGCCGCCATCTCGGTGCTGTCCGAGGCCTTCGAAGGGGACGAGGAACGCGAGGCGATCGTCGCCGAGGTGCTGGCGCAGATCGCCCGACTCAACAAGACGGCCACGGACCTGCTGTATTTTGGCCGCCCGGCGCCACCGGAATTTACCCATGCCGATCTCAACGAGTTGATCGATCGCACCCTGTTTTTTGCCTCCCAGCACCCCGAGGCGCGCAACGTTGAAGTTCGCAAGGCCCTCGCCGACCACCTGCCACCGGTTTGGGTCGACGAGAAACAGATTCAGCAGGTCTTGTTCAACATTTTCATCAACGCCATGCAGGCCATGGAGCAGGGCGGGATCATTGAAGTGGCCAGCATGCTGGAGGCGCGGGGCGCGGAACACTGGGTCCGCGTCCGGATTGGCGACAACGGCCCAGGAATCGCCCCGGAGGCGTTGGAGCAGATTTTCACTCCCTTTTTCACCACCAAAAGTCAAGGAACCGGCCTGGGGCTGGCCATTTGCCGACAGCTCCTGGATGAGCATCAGGGCCGGCTGTGCGTGGAAAACCAAGTGGGGCAGGGAGCCATATTTACCCTAGAATTGCCTACCGAACCGGTGGGCCGCAACGCCGAGGGAGGCGCTGATCGTGGGAAAACACAAGATCCTGGTGGTCGATGA
- a CDS encoding homocysteine S-methyltransferase family protein, whose translation MNSFLQALKDRVLVLDGAMGTMLQERGLAPGGCPEEMNLAVPEVVAAVHREYAQAGADVIVTNTFGGNRVKLGHYGLGARVGEINARAVELARRAAPEGFVALSLGPTGRFLEPVGDAGFDEMVEVFGEQVRAGAEAGADLLSCETFLDIRELRAAVVACREFSRLPVIAQMTFDDGGRSVLGSPPEAAAVTLEGLGVDVIGSNCGLGPEGIVALLEKMRSVSRLPLISQANAGLPQLIDGETVFPGTPEEMTAFHGRMIALGVRIIGGCCGTTPAHIRAIRAALEGRDLSWSPPPRRLFLSSRGAVVPVGGAAPCAVIGERINPTGKKAYSAELREGKTAYIRREAQEQEAAGATLLDVNCGAPGVDEPAALERAVYAVSGVASAPLVLDSSDPAALERGLKAADGRVLINSVSGEAKSLAAILPLARKYGAAVIGLALDEEGIPATAAGRVAVAGKILAAAREAGLADSDLVIDGLVLTVSAEQKSAPETLRTLRLIKSELGLATVLGVSNISYGLPSRGILSAAFFAMALEAGLDAAIINPKEERMMDAFRAAMVLLGRDERAEEFIAHYGGVSAPPAVPQAVGATAGIRERLATAIIEGDREGVLALVDEACAGGLEPMAISNEGLLPGLEEVGRRFGAKQIFLPQVMLSAETMHAAFARIKERMPGEIGPRLGRILMATVEGDIHDIGKNIVCTLLENHGFEVIDLGKNVPAERIVSVARERRVDAVGLSALMTTTLAQMERTIEQLHAEGIKAFTLVGGAVVTEDYAARIGADLYGGDAMSAVEKIKRLLIK comes from the coding sequence ATGAACTCGTTTCTTCAAGCTCTCAAAGACCGTGTACTGGTTCTCGACGGTGCCATGGGCACCATGCTGCAGGAGCGGGGTCTGGCGCCCGGCGGCTGCCCCGAGGAGATGAATCTTGCCGTCCCCGAGGTGGTGGCCGCGGTGCATCGCGAATACGCCCAGGCCGGCGCCGATGTCATCGTCACCAATACCTTTGGCGGCAATCGCGTCAAGCTGGGTCACTATGGGCTCGGAGCCAGGGTCGGCGAGATCAACGCGCGGGCGGTGGAATTGGCCCGCCGCGCTGCCCCGGAGGGTTTCGTCGCTTTGTCCCTGGGGCCGACGGGGCGTTTTCTCGAGCCGGTGGGCGATGCTGGATTCGATGAGATGGTGGAGGTTTTCGGCGAGCAGGTGCGGGCCGGCGCCGAGGCCGGGGCCGATCTGCTCAGCTGTGAGACCTTTCTGGATATTCGTGAGCTGCGCGCCGCCGTGGTGGCCTGCCGGGAGTTCTCCCGGCTGCCCGTCATCGCCCAGATGACCTTCGACGACGGGGGGCGCAGCGTGCTCGGCAGCCCGCCCGAGGCGGCCGCGGTGACCCTGGAAGGATTGGGAGTCGACGTCATTGGCTCTAATTGCGGCCTGGGGCCGGAGGGCATCGTTGCGCTGCTGGAGAAGATGCGCTCCGTCAGTCGCCTGCCCCTGATTTCCCAGGCCAACGCCGGCTTGCCCCAGCTCATCGACGGGGAAACGGTGTTTCCCGGCACGCCCGAGGAGATGACCGCCTTTCACGGACGCATGATCGCCCTGGGGGTGCGCATCATCGGCGGCTGTTGCGGGACCACTCCCGCCCACATCCGTGCCATCCGCGCGGCCCTTGAGGGGCGCGATCTTTCCTGGAGCCCGCCGCCGCGGCGGTTGTTTCTCTCCAGCCGCGGCGCGGTCGTCCCCGTCGGCGGCGCGGCGCCCTGCGCGGTGATCGGCGAGCGCATCAATCCAACCGGCAAGAAAGCCTATTCGGCGGAGCTGCGCGAGGGGAAAACCGCCTATATCCGGCGCGAGGCCCAGGAGCAGGAGGCGGCCGGTGCGACGCTGCTCGACGTCAACTGCGGCGCGCCTGGCGTGGACGAACCGGCCGCCCTGGAGCGCGCCGTGTATGCCGTTTCGGGGGTCGCCTCGGCGCCCCTGGTGCTGGATTCCTCCGATCCCGCGGCCTTGGAGCGGGGGCTCAAGGCAGCGGACGGCAGGGTGCTGATTAATTCCGTATCCGGCGAAGCCAAAAGTCTTGCCGCGATTTTGCCCCTGGCGCGTAAATACGGCGCGGCGGTGATCGGCCTGGCCCTGGACGAGGAAGGCATTCCCGCCACAGCGGCAGGGCGGGTGGCCGTCGCCGGCAAGATCCTTGCCGCCGCGCGGGAGGCTGGATTGGCCGACAGTGATCTGGTCATCGACGGGTTGGTCCTGACCGTCTCCGCCGAGCAGAAGAGCGCGCCGGAAACCCTGCGCACCCTGCGTCTGATCAAATCCGAACTGGGTCTTGCCACGGTGCTCGGCGTGAGCAACATCTCCTACGGCCTGCCCAGCCGCGGCATTCTCTCCGCCGCTTTTTTCGCCATGGCCCTGGAGGCCGGACTCGACGCCGCCATCATCAACCCCAAGGAAGAGCGCATGATGGACGCCTTTCGCGCCGCCATGGTGCTTTTGGGCCGCGACGAGCGCGCCGAGGAGTTCATCGCCCACTACGGAGGGGTGAGCGCGCCGCCGGCGGTGCCTCAGGCCGTGGGCGCGACGGCGGGGATTCGCGAGCGGTTGGCGACGGCGATTATTGAAGGAGACCGCGAGGGCGTTCTCGCCCTGGTCGATGAGGCCTGTGCCGGGGGGCTTGAACCCATGGCCATCAGCAACGAAGGCTTGCTGCCCGGATTGGAGGAGGTCGGGCGGCGCTTCGGCGCCAAGCAGATCTTTCTGCCCCAGGTCATGCTTTCCGCCGAAACCATGCACGCGGCTTTCGCGCGCATCAAGGAGCGCATGCCCGGAGAGATCGGTCCGCGCCTGGGGCGCATCCTCATGGCCACCGTCGAGGGCGACATCCACGACATCGGCAAGAACATCGTCTGCACGCTCCTGGAAAATCACGGTTTCGAGGTCATCGATCTGGGCAAGAACGTGCCCGCCGAGCGCATCGTCAGCGTGGCGCGCGAGCGGCGTGTGGATGCCGTGGGGCTCTCGGCCCTCATGACCACCACCCTGGCGCAGATGGAGCGCACCATCGAGCAGTTGCATGCCGAGGGGATCAAGGCTTTTACCCTGGTAGGCGGTGCCGTGGTCACGGAGGATTACGCCGCGCGCATCGGCGCCGACCTCTACGGGGGCGACGCCATGAGCGCCGTGGAGAAAATAAAGAGACTTCTTATTAAGTGA
- a CDS encoding sigma-54-dependent transcriptional regulator: MGKHKILVVDDEHLIRWSLEQNLSKQGYEVFTAGSGEDALRLVRDESPDLMLLDIQLPGINGLEVLEKAKDLDPELIVIMITALGVLETAVKAMRMGAYDYIGKPFNLDELAITIKKALETGELKREVAHLRSEQSRRFGISNLIGTSRHMQNLQNLIRKVAQSDASTVLIQGESGSGKELVAKAIHFESARADKPFMAINCAAVPETLLESELMGHERGAFTDAKVQKKGLFELADGGTIFLDEIGDMAMGMQAKLLRVLEERTFRRVGGSKDISVDVRIISATNKDLLEAINEKTFRNDLYYRLQVIPLFLPSLRERKDDIMPLVNHFIAHFNREFGKSVKGVSPMAEKFLLEYPWPGNIRELRNVIERAIILENEETLLLEHLPQEIVGKAGVVSGGPLSFQIPPEGIDIEEVERELIRQSLELTDGNQSKAAKKLNLGIDAFRYRMKKFGFL, from the coding sequence GTGGGAAAACACAAGATCCTGGTGGTCGATGACGAACACCTGATCCGCTGGTCTCTGGAGCAGAATCTCAGCAAGCAGGGCTACGAGGTGTTCACCGCCGGTTCGGGCGAGGACGCCTTGCGCCTGGTTCGCGACGAATCGCCGGACCTGATGCTGCTCGATATTCAATTGCCGGGAATCAACGGCCTGGAAGTTCTGGAGAAGGCCAAGGATCTCGATCCGGAGTTGATCGTGATCATGATTACCGCTCTAGGCGTGCTGGAAACCGCGGTCAAGGCCATGCGCATGGGGGCCTACGACTACATCGGCAAGCCCTTCAATCTCGATGAGTTGGCCATCACCATCAAAAAGGCCCTCGAAACCGGCGAACTCAAGCGCGAAGTCGCCCATCTGCGCTCCGAGCAGTCGCGCCGGTTCGGCATCAGCAACCTCATCGGCACCAGCCGGCACATGCAAAACCTGCAAAACCTGATCAGGAAGGTTGCCCAAAGCGACGCCAGCACGGTGTTGATTCAGGGTGAAAGCGGTAGCGGCAAGGAGTTGGTCGCCAAGGCCATCCATTTCGAAAGCGCGCGCGCCGACAAGCCCTTCATGGCCATCAATTGCGCCGCCGTTCCCGAAACCCTTCTGGAAAGCGAGCTGATGGGGCATGAGCGGGGCGCTTTCACCGACGCCAAGGTGCAGAAGAAGGGTCTGTTCGAACTGGCCGATGGGGGTACCATCTTTCTCGACGAGATCGGGGATATGGCCATGGGCATGCAGGCCAAGCTGCTGCGCGTTCTCGAGGAGCGCACCTTCCGTCGCGTGGGCGGCTCCAAGGATATCAGCGTCGATGTGCGCATCATCTCCGCGACCAACAAGGATCTGCTCGAGGCAATCAATGAGAAGACCTTCCGCAACGACCTCTACTACCGGTTGCAGGTGATTCCCCTGTTTCTGCCCTCCCTGCGCGAGCGCAAGGACGACATTATGCCGCTGGTCAATCATTTCATCGCGCACTTCAATCGTGAATTCGGCAAGAGCGTCAAGGGGGTTTCGCCCATGGCGGAGAAGTTCCTGCTCGAATACCCCTGGCCGGGCAACATCCGTGAGCTGCGTAACGTCATCGAGCGCGCCATCATCCTGGAGAACGAGGAAACCTTGCTGCTCGAGCATCTTCCCCAGGAAATCGTCGGCAAGGCCGGCGTGGTGAGCGGCGGCCCCCTCAGCTTCCAGATCCCGCCCGAAGGCATCGACATCGAAGAGGTTGAGCGCGAGCTGATTCGTCAATCCCTGGAACTCACGGACGGCAACCAGTCCAAGGCGGCCAAGAAGCTCAATCTCGGCATCGACGCCTTTCGCTACCGTATGAAAAAATTTGGTTTCCTCTGA
- a CDS encoding transketolase family protein, which translates to MIATRDSYGQTLVEIGRENPAVVVLDADLSGSTKTALFAKEFPERFFNAGIAEANMLGMAAGLAAGGQIPFVSTFAVFASGRAFEQIRQSLAYPRLNVKVVATHGGITVGEDGGSHQSVEDLAIMRAVPNMVVLCPADGPETAAAVRAALAYDGPVYMRLGRAKVPTVFPEGADFAIGKGAMLRPGKDLTFVTTGLMTAQALAAANILAEGGIDARVVHMGSIKPLDVDLLLQAARETGALVTAEEHSVIGGLGGAVCEVVAEGYPVPVERVGLRDVFGQSGSAEELLAYYGLTAAELVEAAERVIQRKRIA; encoded by the coding sequence ATGATCGCCACCCGTGATTCCTACGGCCAGACCCTGGTTGAGATCGGCCGCGAAAACCCTGCCGTGGTCGTGCTCGATGCCGACCTTTCCGGTTCCACCAAAACCGCCCTGTTCGCCAAGGAATTTCCTGAGCGCTTCTTCAATGCCGGAATTGCCGAGGCCAACATGCTGGGCATGGCGGCCGGCTTGGCGGCCGGCGGCCAGATCCCCTTCGTTTCGACCTTTGCCGTGTTCGCCTCCGGGCGTGCCTTCGAGCAGATTCGCCAATCCCTGGCGTATCCGCGCCTCAACGTCAAGGTGGTCGCCACTCACGGCGGCATCACCGTCGGCGAGGACGGCGGCTCTCATCAGTCGGTGGAGGATCTGGCCATCATGCGCGCCGTTCCCAACATGGTGGTGCTCTGCCCCGCGGATGGCCCGGAAACGGCCGCCGCGGTGCGCGCGGCCCTCGCCTACGACGGCCCGGTTTACATGCGCCTGGGGCGCGCCAAGGTGCCGACGGTGTTTCCCGAAGGTGCCGACTTTGCCATCGGCAAGGGAGCCATGCTGCGGCCGGGTAAGGATCTGACTTTCGTGACCACCGGCCTGATGACGGCGCAAGCCCTGGCGGCGGCGAATATTCTCGCCGAAGGCGGCATCGACGCCCGCGTCGTGCACATGGGCTCCATCAAGCCTCTCGACGTGGATCTGCTCCTGCAGGCCGCGCGTGAAACCGGCGCCCTGGTCACCGCCGAGGAACATTCGGTGATCGGCGGCCTGGGGGGCGCGGTCTGTGAAGTGGTGGCCGAGGGCTACCCGGTGCCGGTCGAACGGGTCGGGTTGCGCGATGTCTTCGGCCAATCGGGTTCCGCCGAGGAATTGCTGGCTTATTATGGTTTGACCGCGGCCGAATTGGTCGAGGCCGCCGAGCGGGTTATCCAGAGAAAGCGCATTGCCTGA
- a CDS encoding transketolase, with protein sequence MLDELQMQELSDKARQLRVDVLKMLNTARSGHTGGSLSAIDVLSVLFFHQMRHDPTNPHWPDRDRFVLSKGHAAPALYACLAHAGYFPPEDLKTLRRLGSHLQGHPDMRKTPGVEVCTGSLGQGLSQAVGMALAARLQGRKSRTYCLLGDGEVQEGQIWEAAMAAAHYGVDNLCALLDWNGLQIDGEVDKVMRVAPLGPKFLAFGWHVLEVDGHDLDAIARALHAAAACTGQPTLIIARTVKGKGVPFFEHKASYHGVPPSDDELSRALEHLGHS encoded by the coding sequence ATGCTCGATGAATTGCAGATGCAGGAACTCAGCGACAAGGCCCGCCAATTGCGGGTCGATGTTCTCAAGATGCTCAACACGGCCCGCTCGGGCCATACGGGCGGCAGCCTCTCGGCCATCGACGTTCTGTCGGTGTTGTTCTTCCACCAGATGCGCCACGATCCCACCAATCCTCACTGGCCGGACCGCGATCGCTTTGTGCTCTCCAAGGGGCATGCCGCGCCCGCTCTTTACGCCTGCCTGGCCCATGCCGGCTATTTCCCTCCCGAAGATCTCAAGACCCTGCGTCGCCTCGGCAGCCACCTGCAGGGTCATCCCGACATGCGCAAGACCCCCGGCGTCGAAGTCTGCACAGGGTCCCTGGGGCAGGGGCTCTCCCAGGCGGTGGGCATGGCCCTGGCGGCGCGCCTGCAGGGGCGCAAGAGTCGCACCTATTGCCTGCTTGGCGACGGCGAGGTGCAGGAGGGCCAGATCTGGGAGGCGGCCATGGCCGCTGCTCACTACGGCGTCGACAATTTGTGCGCCCTGCTGGATTGGAACGGCCTGCAGATCGACGGCGAAGTCGACAAGGTCATGCGTGTTGCGCCCCTCGGCCCGAAATTTCTCGCCTTTGGCTGGCATGTTCTGGAGGTCGACGGCCATGACCTCGACGCCATAGCCCGGGCCCTGCACGCCGCCGCCGCGTGCACTGGTCAGCCGACCCTGATCATCGCCCGCACGGTCAAGGGCAAGGGCGTGCCCTTCTTCGAGCACAAGGCCAGCTACCATGGCGTGCCGCCCAGCGACGACGAACTCAGCCGCGCCCTGGAGCACCTGGGCCATTCCTGA
- a CDS encoding GerMN domain-containing protein, with protein MASGKQRQTEKSNQTLIWALGVVTLLAVIGAAAFWAGKAGWFTPASRVAEVSVEAPLVREIILYFADSQGEFLIAEQREIADCPDNEQCVRAVVEALIKGAHTDLIPVLPPQTRVLGVVFEDETVTVDFSRDLVTRHPGGSVSELLTVYGLANTLAVNFPHLRQVRILIAGQAVESLKGHVDLRAPVPADFRYGRPPLRIGGADDPSGASPQGRMP; from the coding sequence ATGGCGAGCGGCAAACAACGGCAGACCGAAAAATCCAACCAGACTCTGATCTGGGCGCTGGGGGTGGTGACCTTGCTGGCGGTGATCGGCGCGGCGGCCTTCTGGGCGGGCAAGGCCGGGTGGTTCACTCCAGCGTCGCGCGTCGCCGAGGTATCCGTCGAAGCGCCGCTGGTGCGCGAAATCATCCTTTATTTCGCTGATTCCCAGGGTGAATTCCTGATCGCCGAGCAGCGCGAAATCGCCGATTGCCCCGACAACGAGCAATGCGTGCGGGCCGTGGTCGAGGCCCTGATCAAGGGGGCGCACACCGATTTGATCCCGGTCCTTCCTCCGCAAACGCGGGTCTTGGGCGTGGTGTTCGAGGACGAAACCGTCACCGTTGATTTCAGTCGCGATCTGGTGACGCGCCATCCGGGCGGAAGTGTTTCGGAGCTGCTCACCGTCTATGGGCTGGCCAACACCCTGGCGGTTAATTTCCCCCATTTGCGCCAGGTGCGCATCCTCATTGCCGGCCAGGCGGTTGAATCCCTCAAAGGGCATGTCGATCTGCGCGCGCCGGTGCCGGCCGATTTTCGCTACGGCCGGCCGCCCCTGCGCATCGGCGGTGCCGATGACCCCTCCGGCGCGTCGCCTCAAGGAAGAATGCCATGA